From the Rhodanobacter soli genome, one window contains:
- the aroE gene encoding shikimate dehydrogenase, protein MPAAQFAVFGHPISHSLSPQIHQAFARQFGIELEYRAVDAAPADFVAVVQRFFAAGGRGANVTLPHKAAAYALAAQRSTAATRAGSANVLTPLADGRLAAHNTDGDGLVRDLTERHNVDLRGHTALLLGAGGAAHGVAWNLLDAGVETLTIVSRTAETADALADAIGEPARAHTRYWSDLADIGSYDMIINATSAGVLGVSLQLPPSLVGARALCYDLSYGAAASSFLSWATAAGARYAFDGLGMLVETAADAFELWHGQRPDTEPVYQALRRQSA, encoded by the coding sequence ATGCCAGCCGCCCAGTTCGCCGTGTTCGGCCATCCGATCAGCCATTCGCTGTCGCCGCAAATCCACCAGGCCTTCGCGCGGCAGTTCGGCATCGAGCTGGAGTACCGCGCGGTCGACGCCGCGCCCGCCGACTTCGTGGCGGTCGTGCAGCGCTTCTTCGCCGCTGGCGGCCGCGGCGCGAACGTCACCTTGCCGCACAAGGCTGCTGCCTATGCGTTGGCGGCGCAGCGCAGTACGGCGGCTACCCGCGCCGGCAGCGCGAACGTGCTGACCCCGCTGGCCGACGGTCGGCTGGCCGCGCACAACACCGATGGCGACGGGCTGGTGCGCGACCTCACCGAGCGTCACAACGTGGACCTGCGCGGCCACACCGCCCTGCTGCTGGGCGCCGGGGGCGCCGCGCATGGCGTGGCCTGGAACCTGCTGGATGCCGGCGTGGAGACGCTGACCATCGTCAGCCGCACCGCCGAGACCGCCGATGCGCTGGCCGACGCGATCGGCGAGCCGGCGCGCGCGCATACCCGCTACTGGTCCGACCTGGCCGACATCGGCAGCTACGACATGATCATCAACGCCACCTCGGCTGGCGTGCTGGGCGTGTCGCTGCAGCTGCCGCCCTCGCTGGTCGGCGCGCGCGCGCTGTGCTACGACCTCTCCTACGGCGCCGCTGCCAGCAGCTTCCTGAGCTGGGCGACGGCCGCGGGTGCGCGCTACGCGTTCGACGGCCTCGGCATGCTGGTGGAGACCGCTGCCGATGCGTTCGAGCTGTGGCAT